From Scylla paramamosain isolate STU-SP2022 unplaced genomic scaffold, ASM3559412v1 Contig1, whole genome shotgun sequence, a single genomic window includes:
- the LOC135095828 gene encoding uncharacterized protein LOC135095828 isoform X2, with the protein MALQAVGDAVRRRLDGRHGQHPSLARCPTATAPQRTDATAPHRTDAIATAAHLCSRCLPCTAISVWRFWLCKSAGAASSKIEALAPACHWRWWSWIPSGQLVVGALAS; encoded by the exons aTGGCGCTGCAGGCGGTGGGCGACGCAGTGAGGCGGAGGCTG GATGGCAGGCATGGCCAGCATCCCAGCTTGGCAAGGTGCCCCACAGCCACAGCTCCCCAAAGGACAGATGCCACAGCTCCCCACAGGACAGATGCCATAGCTACAGCAGCTCACCTCTGTAGTCGGTGCCTGCCCTGTACAGCAATTTCAG tctggaggttctggctgtgtaagagcgctggtgctgcctcgagtaagatcgaggcacttgcaccagcatgtcactggaggtggtggtcctggattccctctggacagctcgtggtgggagccttagcgagctga